In Bos taurus isolate L1 Dominette 01449 registration number 42190680 breed Hereford chromosome 9, ARS-UCD2.0, whole genome shotgun sequence, a single genomic region encodes these proteins:
- the RNF146 gene encoding E3 ubiquitin-protein ligase RNF146-B isoform X1, whose product MMAGCGEIDHSINMLPTNRKANESCSNTAPSLTVPECAICLQTCVHPVSLPCKHVFCYLCVKGASWLGKRCALCRQEIPEDFLDKPTLLSPEELKAASRGNGEYAWYYEGRNGWWQYDERTSRELEDAFSKGKKSTEMLIAGFLYVADLENMVQYRRNEHGRRRKIKRDIIDIPKKGVAGLRLDCDANTVNLARESSADGADSVPAQSGASVQSSSVRPLTSVDGQLTSPATPSPDAGTSLEDSFAHLQLGGDSIAERSHRGEGEEEHESPSSGRVPAPDTSIEETESDASSDSEDVSALVAQHSLTQQRLLVPNPSQTVSDRSVAAGGTVSVRSRRPDGQCTVTEV is encoded by the exons AT gATGGCTGGCTGTGGAGAAATTGATCACTCTATAAACATGCTTCCTACAAACAGGAAAGCAAATGAGTCCTGTTCTAATACTGCACCTTCTCTAACTGTCCCTGAATGTGCCATTTGTCTGCAGACATGTGTTCACCCAGTCAGTCTGCCTTGTAAGCATGTTTTCTGCTATCTGTGTGTGAAGGGAGCTTCATGGCTTGGAAAGCGATGTGCCCTCTGTCGACAAGAAATTCCCGAAGATTTCCTTGATAAGCCAACCTTGTTGTCACCAGAAGAACTCAAGGCAGCAAGTAGAGGAAACGGTGAATATGCCTGGTATTATGAAGGAAGAAATGGGTGGTGGCAGTATGACGAGCGCACTAGCAGAGAGCTGGAAGATGCTTTTTCCAAAGGTAAAAAGAGCACTGAAATGTTAATTGCCGGGTTTCTGTATGTTGCCGATCTTGAAAATATGGTACAGTATAGGAGAAACGAACATGGACGTCGCAGGAAGATCAAGCGGGATATAATAGATATACCAAAGAAGGGAGTAGCTGGACTTAGGCTGGACTGTGATGCTAATACTGTAAACCTGGCGAGAGAGAGCTCTGCTGACGGAGCGGACAGTGTACCAGCTCAGAGCGGAGCTTCTGTTCAGTCGTCTTCTGTGAGGCCCCTGACGTCAGTAGATGGTCAGCTAACAAGCCCCGCCACACCATCCCCTGATGCAGGCACTTCTCTGGAAGACTCTTTTGCACATTTACAACTTGGTGGAGACAGCATAGCGGAAAGGAGTCAtagaggggaaggagaagaagagcATGAATCACCATCTTCAGGCAGGGTACCAGCACCAGACACTTCGATTGAAGAAACCGAATCCGATGCCAGTAGTGATAGTGAGGATGTATCTGCGCTTGTTGCACAACACTCCTTGACCCAACAGAGACTTTTGGTTCCTAATCCAAGTCAGACAGTATCTGATCGATCAGTGGCAGCGGGTGGAACAGTGAGTGTCAGATCTCGAAGGCCTGATGGACAGTGCACAGTAACGGaagtttaa